The proteins below come from a single Dermatophilaceae bacterium Soc4.6 genomic window:
- the scpB gene encoding SMC-Scp complex subunit ScpB — translation MADHDTLTTEAPAGVLPGDPPGDPAEPESRGFSVADLPGGAAAALEAVLMVVDEPISEVTLASALELPVDEVVGHLIALEEQYAAADRGFTLRSLGGGWRFYSRGDHAGVVEKFLLDGQQAKLTQAALETLAVIAYRQPVSRARVSAVRGVNVDGVVRTLLSRGLVTEVDEAGESGAILYGTTPYFLQRMGLGSLDDLPALAPFLPEVDTLDELVEQGRS, via the coding sequence ATGGCTGACCACGACACCCTCACGACGGAGGCGCCCGCGGGCGTCCTCCCCGGCGACCCACCCGGCGACCCGGCAGAGCCGGAGAGCCGCGGCTTCTCGGTCGCCGACCTGCCCGGCGGCGCCGCCGCAGCCCTCGAGGCGGTACTGATGGTCGTCGACGAGCCGATCAGCGAGGTCACCCTCGCGTCGGCCCTCGAGCTGCCGGTCGACGAGGTCGTCGGCCACCTCATCGCCCTCGAGGAGCAGTATGCCGCCGCCGACCGCGGCTTCACCCTGCGCAGCCTCGGCGGTGGGTGGCGCTTCTACAGCCGCGGGGACCACGCCGGCGTCGTCGAGAAGTTCCTCCTCGACGGGCAGCAGGCCAAGCTGACCCAGGCCGCCCTCGAGACCCTCGCGGTCATCGCCTACCGGCAGCCCGTCTCCCGGGCCCGGGTCAGTGCGGTGCGGGGGGTCAACGTCGACGGCGTGGTGCGCACGCTGCTGTCGCGCGGCCTGGTCACCGAGGTCGACGAGGCGGGGGAGTCGGGGGCGATCCTCTACGGCACGACCCCGTACTTCCTCCAGCGGATGGGTCTCGGGTCGCTCGACGACCTGCCCGCCCTCGCGCCGTTCCTGCCCGAGGTCGACACCCTCGACGAGCTCGTCGAGCAGGGGCGGTCATGA
- a CDS encoding pseudouridine synthase translates to MSPAQRGGSGGSGGSGGRGGSGRGGSAGGGRGAGSSGKPAGRGKPAGREGRDARDGRAGQGEAPTGRSRSKGPSFAGSTRPGQPTRLPQRPTAPKVDVHDPDGVRLQKLLAGAGVGSRRTCENLITQGRVTVDDHLVTELGVRVDPTRQVVHVDGTRVNLDESRVYLAFNKPLKVVSTMSDELGRISLADYVGDRPERLFHVGRLDADTEGLLLLTNDGDLAHRLQHPAYGVLKTYLAQIPAPVPRDLGRRLREGIELDDGPVSVDSFRLVDSQPGRAMVEVVLHEGRKHVVRRMLEAVGHPVITLVRTQVGPIHLGSLKSGRTRRLTPAEVGQLYGAAGM, encoded by the coding sequence ATGAGCCCCGCGCAACGCGGCGGCTCCGGCGGCTCAGGTGGCTCCGGTGGCCGGGGCGGCAGCGGCCGGGGCGGCTCCGCCGGTGGCGGTCGCGGCGCCGGGTCGAGCGGCAAGCCTGCTGGTCGCGGTAAGCCAGCTGGCCGCGAGGGGCGCGATGCCCGCGACGGCAGAGCAGGCCAGGGTGAGGCGCCGACGGGTCGCAGCCGCAGCAAGGGTCCGAGCTTCGCGGGGTCGACCCGGCCCGGGCAGCCGACCCGCCTGCCGCAGCGCCCCACGGCGCCCAAGGTCGACGTGCACGACCCCGACGGCGTGCGGTTGCAGAAGCTGCTCGCCGGGGCCGGGGTGGGCTCGCGCCGCACCTGCGAGAACCTCATCACCCAGGGCCGGGTCACGGTCGACGACCACCTCGTGACCGAGCTCGGGGTGCGGGTCGACCCGACCCGACAGGTCGTCCACGTGGACGGCACACGGGTCAACCTCGACGAGTCACGGGTCTACCTCGCCTTCAACAAGCCGCTCAAGGTGGTCTCCACCATGAGTGACGAGCTCGGCCGGATCTCGTTGGCCGACTACGTCGGCGACCGTCCCGAGCGGCTCTTCCACGTCGGGCGCCTCGACGCCGACACCGAGGGCCTGCTGCTGCTGACCAACGACGGTGACCTGGCGCACCGGCTGCAGCACCCGGCTTACGGGGTGCTCAAGACCTATCTCGCACAGATCCCCGCGCCGGTGCCGCGCGACCTCGGTCGTCGTCTCCGCGAGGGCATCGAGCTCGACGACGGGCCGGTGTCGGTCGACTCCTTCCGCCTCGTCGACAGCCAGCCCGGCCGCGCGATGGTCGAGGTGGTGCTGCACGAGGGTCGCAAGCACGTCGTGCGGCGGATGCTCGAGGCTGTGGGGCACCCCGTCATCACGCTCGTGCGCACCCAGGTCGGCCCGATCCACCTCGGCAGCCTGAAGTCGGGCCGCACTCGGCGCCTGACCCCCGCGGAAGTCGGGCAGCTCTACGGCGCCGCCGGGATGTGA
- a CDS encoding prephenate dehydrogenase, which translates to MTPRVRVVGTGLIGTSLGIALSRKGFEVTLSDPSPTAMRLARDLGAGVLADEAGQPPQLVVVAAPPDVAGSVVAHALRRWTDAVVTDVSSVKGAVVRAVRQQGGDLSRYVGSHPMAGRERSGAMAARADLFEGRAWVVVPTPESSPYAVELTREVARAVGSVVTVMDADEHDAAVAVVSHVPQVVASLVAGRLRDLSDDAVALAGQGLRDVTRIAASDPGLWTQILAGNAEAVREVLHQVRTDLDAVIAALSGLVEQGQPEQGHDSAGGDAPGALAAVSRAISDGNTGHARIPGKHGGGPTAYATVVVVVPDTPGALADLLSDVGAAGVNLEDLRLDHGLGLPFGLAEVFVLPTAVEHLQTALAARGWRVHD; encoded by the coding sequence ATGACGCCGAGGGTGCGGGTGGTGGGCACCGGGCTCATCGGGACGAGTCTCGGGATCGCCCTGTCCCGCAAGGGTTTCGAGGTGACCCTGAGCGACCCGTCCCCTACGGCGATGCGCCTGGCTCGTGACCTGGGCGCAGGGGTTCTGGCCGACGAGGCCGGCCAGCCGCCGCAGCTCGTCGTCGTCGCCGCCCCACCCGACGTGGCCGGCTCGGTGGTGGCGCACGCGCTGCGCCGGTGGACCGACGCCGTGGTCACCGACGTGTCGTCGGTCAAGGGGGCGGTCGTCCGGGCCGTGCGGCAGCAGGGGGGTGACCTCTCGCGCTACGTCGGCTCGCACCCCATGGCGGGGCGCGAGCGCAGCGGCGCGATGGCTGCGCGCGCCGACCTCTTCGAGGGGCGCGCGTGGGTCGTCGTGCCCACCCCCGAGAGCAGCCCGTATGCCGTGGAGCTCACCCGTGAGGTCGCCAGAGCCGTCGGGTCGGTCGTGACCGTGATGGACGCGGACGAGCACGACGCCGCGGTCGCGGTCGTGTCGCACGTGCCCCAGGTGGTCGCCAGCCTCGTGGCCGGTCGCCTGCGCGACCTCAGCGACGACGCCGTGGCCCTGGCCGGCCAGGGACTGCGCGACGTCACCCGCATCGCTGCGAGCGACCCCGGGCTGTGGACCCAGATCCTTGCCGGCAACGCCGAGGCCGTCCGCGAGGTGCTGCACCAGGTGCGCACCGACCTCGACGCCGTCATCGCGGCGCTGTCCGGCCTGGTGGAGCAGGGGCAGCCGGAGCAGGGGCACGACTCGGCCGGCGGCGACGCCCCTGGTGCGCTCGCCGCGGTGTCGAGGGCCATCAGCGACGGCAACACCGGGCATGCCCGGATCCCCGGGAAGCACGGCGGGGGCCCGACGGCATACGCCACGGTCGTGGTGGTCGTTCCTGACACCCCAGGGGCCCTGGCGGACCTGCTGTCCGACGTCGGTGCTGCGGGCGTCAACCTCGAGGACCTGCGCCTCGACCACGGCTTGGGGCTGCCCTTCGGACTGGCCGAGGTCTTCGTGCTGCCGACGGCGGTCGAGCACCTGCAGACGGCGCTGGCGGCGCGCGGCTGGCGCGTCCACGACTGA
- the cmk gene encoding (d)CMP kinase — MTEPAGPALVVAIDGPSGSGKSSVSRAVARELGVGFVDTGATYRAVTWWCLDRGIDLEDRRSVAAAALALPLELSTDPEGVTVVVDGTDVTAAIRESRVSEAVSTVATNLDVREILVRRQRELIRDTVAARGGCVAEGRDVTTVVQPDADVRILLTASVEARLARRATQLHGAADDEALAATHDQVVRRDRDDSTVSTFLTAGEGVVTVDTSELDFGGSVAAVLDVVEAVVGARR; from the coding sequence GTGACTGAGCCTGCCGGACCTGCCCTCGTCGTCGCGATCGACGGGCCCTCGGGCTCGGGCAAGTCGAGCGTCTCGCGCGCGGTCGCCCGCGAGCTGGGGGTGGGGTTCGTCGACACGGGCGCCACCTACCGGGCTGTCACGTGGTGGTGCCTCGACCGCGGCATCGACCTCGAGGACCGGCGGTCGGTCGCCGCTGCGGCGCTCGCGCTGCCACTCGAGCTCTCGACCGACCCCGAGGGGGTGACCGTCGTCGTCGACGGCACCGACGTCACGGCGGCGATCCGCGAGTCGCGGGTCTCCGAGGCGGTCTCCACCGTCGCCACCAACCTCGACGTGCGCGAGATCCTCGTGCGGCGTCAGCGCGAGCTGATCCGCGACACGGTCGCGGCCAGGGGCGGGTGCGTCGCCGAGGGGCGTGACGTGACCACCGTCGTGCAGCCCGACGCCGACGTGCGCATCCTGCTCACCGCCAGCGTGGAGGCCCGGCTGGCCCGACGGGCCACGCAGCTGCACGGGGCGGCCGACGACGAGGCCCTCGCCGCCACCCACGACCAGGTCGTCCGCCGTGACCGCGACGACTCGACGGTGTCGACGTTCCTGACCGCGGGTGAGGGTGTCGTCACCGTCGACACCTCCGAGCTCGACTTCGGAGGCTCGGTCGCCGCAGTCCTCGATGTGGTCGAGGCGGTCGTCGGTGCCCGCCGCTGA
- a CDS encoding lysophospholipid acyltransferase family protein, whose translation MPAAEPILPAPAWRAALGRRVGRVVVPAAYRCVVRGVERVPGHGPLVLVANHSGLLDGPLVMSVTPRPVTFLVKQELFHGFVGSVLRGVGQIPIDRTTGDRHALAAARAVLAHGGVVGVFPEGTRGRGDVQQVNQGAAWLALQTGARIVPVCVLGTRVPDRSADALPRLRSRVVIDFGEPFELESDRAVPGRARLAAATDLLRDRLAGQVAAASLRDGVRSQAEPQG comes from the coding sequence GTGCCCGCCGCTGAGCCCATCCTCCCGGCGCCAGCGTGGCGCGCAGCCCTCGGGCGGCGGGTCGGACGCGTGGTCGTTCCCGCGGCCTACCGCTGTGTGGTCCGAGGGGTGGAGCGGGTGCCCGGCCACGGGCCGCTGGTGCTCGTCGCCAACCACAGCGGGCTGCTCGACGGGCCACTCGTCATGTCGGTCACCCCGCGACCGGTGACCTTCCTGGTCAAGCAAGAGCTGTTCCACGGCTTCGTGGGGTCGGTGCTGCGAGGCGTCGGGCAGATCCCGATCGACCGCACCACGGGCGACCGTCACGCGCTCGCGGCAGCTCGGGCCGTCCTCGCCCACGGCGGTGTGGTCGGGGTCTTTCCCGAGGGCACCAGGGGTCGGGGCGACGTGCAGCAGGTCAACCAGGGGGCCGCCTGGCTCGCCCTGCAGACCGGAGCCCGCATCGTGCCCGTGTGCGTCCTCGGCACGAGGGTGCCCGACCGGAGCGCCGACGCGCTGCCGCGGCTGCGGTCGCGGGTCGTGATCGACTTCGGAGAGCCGTTCGAGCTCGAGAGCGACCGCGCCGTGCCCGGTCGGGCCCGGCTCGCAGCCGCCACCGACCTGCTGCGCGACCGGCTGGCGGGCCAGGTTGCCGCGGCGAGCCTGCGCGACGGGGTCCGGTCGCAGGCCGAGCCCCAGGGCTGA
- the der gene encoding ribosome biogenesis GTPase Der, which yields MSTTEAGHDDDLTVERALRAGLDDFELDDDDLHLLERGEGDDGEDDQQGPLPVVAVVGRPNVGKSTLVNRILGRREAVVEDVPGVTRDRVAYDADWAGRRFTLVDTGGWEVDATGIHLRVAEQAEIAVELADVVMFVVDAVVGATDTDEGVVRLLRRSGKPVVLVANKVDDQRFEADATSLWNLGLGEPYPVSALHGRGSGDVLDAVLAVLPDVSAVGDAYRRGGPRRVALLGRPNVGKSSLLNQLAGTDRVVVDEVAGTTRDPVDEMIDLGGKTWRFVDTAGIRRRVHQTRGADFYASLRTQTALEKAEVAVVLVDASESIAEQDVRVIQQVIDAGRALVVAYNKWDNVDDERRHFLEREIERDLVQIPWAPRVNISARTGRHMDRLVPSLEVALASWDLRISTGRLNSFLGEVVAGHPHPVRGGKQPRILFATQASTRPPRFVIFASGFIEAGYRRFLERRLREQFGFEGTPIEVSVRVKEKRRRR from the coding sequence ATCTCCACGACCGAGGCGGGGCACGACGACGACCTCACGGTCGAGCGGGCCCTGCGCGCCGGCCTCGACGACTTCGAGCTCGACGACGACGACCTGCACCTGCTCGAGCGCGGCGAGGGGGACGACGGCGAGGACGACCAGCAGGGCCCGCTGCCCGTGGTCGCTGTCGTCGGCCGCCCCAACGTCGGCAAGTCGACCCTGGTCAACCGCATCCTCGGTCGCCGCGAGGCGGTCGTCGAGGACGTGCCGGGGGTCACCCGCGACCGCGTCGCCTACGACGCCGACTGGGCCGGCCGCCGCTTCACCCTGGTCGACACGGGAGGCTGGGAAGTCGACGCGACGGGCATCCACCTGCGCGTGGCCGAGCAGGCCGAGATCGCCGTCGAGCTCGCCGACGTCGTCATGTTCGTCGTCGACGCGGTCGTCGGGGCGACCGACACCGACGAGGGCGTCGTGCGCCTGCTGCGACGCAGCGGCAAGCCGGTCGTCCTCGTGGCCAACAAGGTGGACGACCAGCGCTTCGAGGCCGACGCGACCTCCCTGTGGAACCTCGGGCTCGGTGAGCCCTACCCGGTCTCGGCGCTGCACGGGCGGGGCAGCGGTGACGTGCTCGACGCCGTCCTCGCCGTGCTCCCCGACGTGTCCGCCGTGGGGGACGCCTACCGGCGAGGCGGCCCGCGGCGGGTCGCCCTGCTCGGCCGACCCAACGTCGGCAAGTCCAGCCTGCTCAACCAGCTCGCCGGCACCGACCGCGTCGTCGTCGACGAGGTGGCGGGCACGACCCGCGATCCCGTCGACGAGATGATCGACCTGGGCGGCAAGACCTGGCGCTTCGTCGACACCGCCGGCATCCGCCGCCGGGTGCACCAGACCAGGGGAGCCGACTTCTATGCCTCCCTGCGCACCCAGACCGCGCTGGAGAAGGCGGAGGTGGCCGTCGTCCTCGTCGATGCCAGCGAGAGCATCGCGGAGCAGGACGTGCGCGTCATCCAGCAGGTCATCGACGCGGGCCGGGCACTGGTCGTGGCCTACAACAAGTGGGACAACGTCGACGACGAGCGCCGCCACTTCCTCGAGCGCGAGATCGAGCGCGACCTCGTGCAGATCCCGTGGGCGCCGAGAGTCAACATCTCCGCTCGCACCGGGCGCCACATGGACCGGCTGGTCCCCTCCCTCGAGGTGGCGCTGGCGTCGTGGGACCTGCGCATCTCGACGGGACGCCTCAACTCCTTCCTCGGCGAGGTCGTGGCCGGGCACCCGCACCCGGTGCGTGGCGGCAAGCAGCCGCGCATCCTCTTCGCCACCCAGGCCTCGACCCGCCCACCTCGCTTCGTCATCTTCGCCTCGGGGTTCATCGAGGCGGGCTACCGCCGGTTCCTCGAGCGCCGACTGCGGGAGCAGTTCGGCTTCGAGGGCACGCCCATCGAGGTGTCGGTCAGGGTGAAGGAGAAGCGGCGCCGGCGCTGA
- a CDS encoding DoxX family membrane protein: protein MTPAASPHESPVESPAGFETDEREPFAALGDAQTRIRTHHVVDRFDGALGLLLLRLVVAAVVGTRGVQKIAHRDETAQMLRAVRLPAYDVLGMLFGPVQLAMAVALVLGLAVRVAGAGVAASAVTALVLVNWSSGSQIFVADVPGFDGDFQLLLAGAGVALLGLGGGGLGLDRAVRHRGTSAD, encoded by the coding sequence ATGACACCCGCAGCCAGCCCCCACGAGAGCCCGGTGGAGAGCCCTGCGGGGTTCGAGACCGACGAGCGGGAGCCGTTCGCGGCCCTCGGCGACGCCCAGACCCGCATCCGGACCCACCACGTCGTCGACCGGTTCGACGGCGCGCTCGGCCTGCTGCTGCTGCGCCTGGTCGTCGCGGCCGTCGTGGGCACCCGCGGTGTGCAGAAGATCGCTCACCGCGACGAGACGGCGCAGATGCTGCGGGCGGTGCGGCTCCCGGCCTACGACGTGCTCGGCATGCTCTTCGGGCCGGTGCAGCTGGCCATGGCCGTCGCGCTCGTCCTGGGTCTCGCGGTGCGGGTCGCGGGGGCCGGGGTGGCCGCGAGCGCGGTCACCGCACTGGTGCTGGTCAACTGGTCGTCGGGCTCCCAGATCTTCGTCGCGGACGTGCCGGGCTTCGACGGTGACTTCCAGCTGCTCCTCGCGGGGGCCGGGGTGGCCCTGCTCGGTCTCGGCGGTGGAGGCCTCGGGCTGGACCGGGCCGTGCGCCACCGAGGCACCTCGGCCGACTGA
- a CDS encoding CDP-alcohol phosphatidyltransferase family protein encodes MVDDVGVGQPTGGPSPSGPGRAAVSDRVLTVPNALSALRLLGVPLFLWLLLQRHDAWAITVLVVAGATDYLDGKIARRYGLESRVGELLDPAADRLYTLTTIVAFAWRDIIPVWLLVALLARDLVMLVVVLALKRVGQTGLPVSFIGKAATFNLLYAFPILLLSVSPGTLGDVARPIGWAFTWWGLGLYWLAAALYAVQAAGLLRGPRAHAAQAV; translated from the coding sequence GTGGTGGACGACGTGGGGGTGGGGCAGCCGACCGGTGGGCCCTCGCCCTCCGGACCAGGCCGCGCCGCGGTCAGCGACCGGGTGCTCACGGTGCCCAACGCCCTCTCCGCCCTGCGGCTGCTCGGGGTGCCGCTGTTCCTGTGGCTGCTGCTCCAGCGCCACGACGCCTGGGCGATCACGGTGCTCGTCGTCGCAGGCGCCACCGACTACCTCGACGGCAAGATCGCGCGACGCTACGGTCTGGAGTCCCGGGTCGGTGAGCTGCTCGACCCGGCGGCCGACCGGCTCTACACCCTGACGACCATCGTGGCCTTCGCGTGGCGCGACATCATCCCCGTGTGGTTGCTGGTCGCCCTGCTGGCCCGTGACCTGGTCATGCTGGTGGTCGTGCTCGCGCTCAAGCGCGTCGGCCAGACGGGTCTGCCCGTCAGCTTCATCGGCAAGGCCGCGACGTTCAACCTGCTCTACGCCTTCCCGATCCTGCTGCTGTCGGTGTCACCCGGCACCCTCGGCGACGTGGCCCGCCCGATCGGCTGGGCCTTCACCTGGTGGGGGCTCGGCCTCTACTGGCTGGCGGCTGCCCTGTATGCGGTGCAGGCGGCGGGCCTCCTGCGCGGTCCACGTGCCCACGCCGCTCAGGCGGTGTGA
- a CDS encoding DUF881 domain-containing protein — protein MTLLSEILERPLDPGYATAAQRRATTGGPASRGTRTVLVATTALLIGFLLAASALTLRPRGTTASRDKQQLIDQVHVRQEHGDEQVAAIERLRAQITASRDAAIGASAVGLTQSLRELSVTTGDVAVQGPGLTVTLQDAPDAVAGTGQPRGADTAQEGRVTSTDLQIVVNGLWQAGAEAMAVNGQRLTARSAIRFAGQAILVDYRPLSPPYVITAIGDQQGLPVQFAQTVGGSYLTALRDNYAIPSSTSSDAHLVVPRSPTLGVDRAGPPTPPSAPGTPSTAARIPDPEVTP, from the coding sequence ATGACCCTGCTGTCAGAGATCCTCGAGCGACCCCTCGACCCGGGCTACGCGACCGCGGCGCAGCGGCGAGCCACGACCGGCGGGCCGGCGAGCCGGGGCACGCGCACCGTGCTCGTCGCCACCACCGCCCTGCTCATCGGCTTCCTCCTGGCGGCGTCGGCACTCACCCTGCGCCCCAGGGGTACGACCGCCAGCCGTGACAAGCAACAGCTGATCGACCAGGTCCACGTCCGTCAGGAGCACGGTGACGAGCAGGTGGCGGCGATCGAGCGGCTGCGGGCCCAGATCACCGCCTCCCGCGACGCGGCCATCGGGGCCTCGGCCGTCGGCCTCACCCAGAGCCTGCGTGAGCTCTCGGTCACGACCGGCGACGTGGCGGTGCAGGGCCCGGGCCTGACGGTGACGCTGCAGGACGCCCCTGACGCGGTGGCTGGGACGGGTCAGCCGCGGGGCGCCGACACCGCGCAGGAGGGTCGCGTCACCTCCACCGACCTGCAGATCGTCGTCAACGGGCTCTGGCAGGCGGGGGCCGAGGCGATGGCGGTCAACGGGCAGCGCCTGACGGCCCGCTCGGCCATCCGCTTCGCCGGGCAGGCGATCCTCGTCGACTACCGACCACTGTCCCCGCCCTACGTAATCACGGCCATCGGCGACCAGCAGGGTCTCCCCGTGCAGTTCGCCCAAACGGTCGGCGGCAGCTACCTCACGGCGCTGCGGGACAACTACGCGATCCCGTCGAGCACCAGCTCCGACGCTCATCTCGTCGTGCCTCGCAGCCCCACCCTCGGGGTCGACCGGGCCGGGCCGCCCACCCCGCCCTCGGCGCCCGGCACGCCCTCGACCGCTGCTCGTATCCCCGACCCGGAAGTGACCCCATGA
- a CDS encoding small basic family protein, whose translation MIPALGLLVGIVAGLLLHPAVPLGLQPYLPIAVIAALDAVFGGVRAVLDGIFDDRVFVVSFLSNVVVAAFIVFLGDQLGVGTQLSTGVVVVLGVRIFSNVASIRRHLFGS comes from the coding sequence ATGATCCCCGCCCTCGGCCTGCTGGTCGGGATCGTCGCCGGTCTGCTGCTGCACCCGGCCGTCCCTCTGGGCCTGCAGCCCTATCTGCCGATCGCCGTGATCGCGGCCCTGGATGCCGTCTTCGGCGGGGTGAGGGCGGTGCTCGACGGCATCTTCGACGACCGCGTGTTCGTCGTGTCCTTCCTGTCCAACGTGGTCGTGGCTGCCTTCATCGTCTTCCTCGGTGACCAGCTCGGGGTGGGCACCCAGCTCTCCACGGGGGTGGTGGTGGTCCTCGGTGTGCGGATCTTCTCCAACGTCGCCTCCATCCGCCGACACCTCTTCGGCTCGTGA
- a CDS encoding DUF881 domain-containing protein: MTNEGRAPMRAAWRRLARAGAPRGTRAQVLGAVLTLALGFAIATQVQQTQEGGLDQMRQDDLVRVLDDVSQRSARLDLQVRDLQAQRDRLAAGSGSSQVALDSAQKRLDALRLLGGTAAAAGPGIRITITDPAGAVLAAQLLDVLQELRDAGAEVVQVGSVRIVASSWFTDRDGSLVADGVVLVRPVVVLAIGDPQTMASAMTIPGGIVETLRGLGATARVDQLDSVQVDALAAPTTPRYAQPVPESAPPTTPG, translated from the coding sequence GTGACGAACGAGGGCCGCGCGCCGATGAGGGCGGCCTGGCGTCGGCTAGCCCGCGCCGGAGCCCCGCGGGGCACGCGCGCGCAGGTGCTGGGTGCGGTCCTGACCCTGGCCCTGGGCTTCGCGATCGCCACGCAGGTCCAGCAGACGCAGGAGGGTGGTCTCGACCAGATGCGTCAGGACGACCTGGTGCGGGTGCTCGACGACGTGAGCCAGCGCTCAGCCCGTCTCGACCTGCAGGTGCGCGACCTGCAGGCGCAGCGTGACCGCCTCGCAGCCGGCTCGGGCAGCAGCCAGGTGGCGCTCGACTCGGCGCAGAAACGGCTCGACGCGCTGCGCCTGCTCGGGGGCACGGCGGCGGCGGCGGGCCCGGGCATCCGGATCACCATCACCGACCCGGCCGGAGCCGTGCTCGCTGCGCAGCTGCTCGACGTGCTGCAGGAGCTGCGCGACGCCGGGGCCGAGGTCGTGCAGGTCGGCTCGGTGCGCATCGTCGCGAGCTCGTGGTTCACCGACCGCGACGGGTCGCTCGTGGCTGACGGCGTCGTCCTCGTGCGGCCGGTCGTCGTCCTGGCGATCGGTGACCCGCAGACGATGGCCTCGGCGATGACCATCCCGGGGGGCATCGTCGAGACGCTCCGTGGGCTCGGAGCGACCGCTCGGGTCGACCAGCTCGACTCCGTGCAGGTCGACGCGCTGGCTGCACCCACCACACCTCGATACGCTCAGCCCGTCCCGGAGTCCGCGCCCCCCACCACCCCCGGGTAG
- the gcvH gene encoding glycine cleavage system protein GcvH: MSDLDYPDTLKYTSDHEWVQEVDGGALRIGITSYAQDALGDVVYVQLPAVGDAVTAGDTCGEVESTKSVSDVFAPVSGEVVATNDALDHSPELVNSAPYGDGWMYEVRPAAGLPDGLMDAATYRASLA, from the coding sequence ATGAGCGACCTCGACTACCCCGACACGCTGAAGTACACCTCCGACCACGAGTGGGTCCAGGAGGTCGATGGTGGGGCCCTGCGCATCGGGATCACCTCCTACGCCCAGGACGCCCTCGGCGACGTGGTCTACGTGCAGCTGCCGGCCGTGGGTGACGCGGTCACGGCGGGGGACACGTGTGGTGAGGTGGAGTCGACGAAGTCGGTGAGCGACGTCTTCGCCCCGGTCAGCGGTGAGGTCGTCGCCACCAACGACGCGCTCGACCACAGCCCCGAGCTGGTCAACTCGGCTCCCTACGGCGACGGCTGGATGTATGAGGTGCGGCCCGCTGCCGGTCTGCCCGACGGGCTGATGGACGCGGCAACCTACCGCGCCAGCCTGGCCTGA
- a CDS encoding FHA domain-containing protein: MTDEHGRAPEPTTMRFQGVGEPEKVETDTRWLSAEDQATIDALRPGTALLVVLRGPNSGARFLLDDPVVTTGRHPDSDIFLDDVTVSRKHAEFRRVDSGYSVHDVGSLNGTYVDKELVENAVLRIGDEVQIGKFRLVYYAARGE; this comes from the coding sequence ATGACGGACGAGCACGGCCGAGCGCCCGAGCCCACGACCATGCGGTTCCAGGGTGTCGGCGAGCCGGAGAAGGTCGAGACCGACACCCGCTGGCTGTCGGCCGAGGACCAGGCCACCATCGACGCCCTGCGCCCAGGCACGGCCTTGCTGGTCGTGCTGCGCGGCCCCAACAGCGGGGCGCGGTTCCTGCTCGACGACCCGGTGGTCACCACCGGTCGTCACCCTGACAGCGACATCTTCCTCGACGACGTGACGGTCTCTCGCAAGCACGCCGAGTTCCGTCGGGTCGACTCCGGCTACTCGGTCCACGACGTCGGGTCGCTCAACGGCACCTACGTGGACAAGGAGCTGGTGGAGAACGCCGTGCTGCGCATCGGCGACGAGGTGCAGATCGGCAAGTTCCGCCTCGTCTACTACGCCGCGCGCGGCGAGTGA
- a CDS encoding MerR family transcriptional regulator, with protein MTEGGRSIGAVVDELLPEFPDLSISKIRFLEAEGLLTPQRATSGYRRYRPDDVARLRYVLTAQRDRFWPLKVIREALDALDRGLEAPTPVGEPDLPSVPLVGDDHELPSEADLRPARRLRLTTGELRAASGLDEPTFASLVTYGLLRADPHGHFDEAALEIARSAGALADVGIEARHLRPFRTAADREIGLVRQAVRPGDDDETARVLRQCLALHVALVKAGLAT; from the coding sequence GTGACCGAGGGAGGGCGGTCCATCGGGGCGGTGGTGGACGAGCTCCTGCCGGAGTTTCCCGACCTGAGCATCAGCAAGATCCGCTTCCTCGAGGCGGAGGGTCTGCTCACCCCGCAGCGCGCCACCTCGGGTTACCGTCGCTACCGTCCGGACGACGTCGCCCGACTGCGCTACGTCCTCACCGCGCAGCGAGACCGCTTCTGGCCGTTGAAGGTGATCAGGGAGGCGCTGGACGCCCTCGATCGCGGGCTGGAGGCTCCCACGCCGGTCGGGGAGCCCGACCTGCCGTCCGTGCCACTCGTCGGCGACGACCACGAGCTGCCGTCCGAGGCCGACCTGCGCCCCGCCCGCCGGCTGCGCCTGACCACGGGGGAGCTCCGGGCGGCCAGCGGGCTCGACGAGCCGACGTTCGCCTCCCTGGTGACCTACGGTCTGCTGCGTGCCGACCCGCACGGCCACTTCGACGAGGCTGCTCTCGAGATCGCCCGCTCGGCCGGTGCCCTGGCCGATGTCGGGATCGAGGCCCGGCACCTGCGTCCGTTCCGCACCGCGGCCGACCGCGAGATCGGGCTCGTGCGGCAGGCCGTGCGCCCCGGTGACGACGACGAGACCGCCCGCGTCCTGCGCCAGTGCCTGGCGCTGCACGTGGCGCTGGTCAAGGCCGGCCTCGCAACCTGA